A segment of the Streptomyces sp. Tu 2975 genome:
GAGCGCGGGTGACGTCCCCTTCCTCGCGGGCCCGGGCGAGGCGCCCGGGGACCATGAAGGGGAATCGCCCGGCGAAGTCGCCCACCAGCATCCCTCCCCGCCATGCCGCGACGGCGTCCACCAGCGATTCCAGATCGTCCGTCGCGCCCTCGGCCCAGACGAACCTGCGCTCGTAGATACCCAGGAAGAACGTCCGGGACTCCGTACCGAGGGACACGTGCATCGTCCCCCGTCCGGATTCCAACTCCGCAGTGACGGATTCCCCAGCGGGTGAGGACGCCGGGTCGACGACCGCGCCCACGTCGATTCCGCGACGGCGGGCGATGGACACGATGGCATCCGTCAGCCCGCCCATCGCGGACACGTCCGGATAGAGCCCGGAATCGATGGCACTCACTGGGCCCGGAACTCCCTTCGCGTCCTGATCAGCACCCGCACGACGGCCCCGGTTCGTTGATGTACGGCCTGATCCGCCCGAAGGTCGACCAGTCGGGTTCCGGGATCTTCTCTTCCACAAGCTTCCCCTTGGCGTTGGGCTTGTAGAACTTGATCGAGTCCCAGGACCGCTTGCCGTGCACGACGGCTCTGGCGATCATGCCCATCTCG
Coding sequences within it:
- a CDS encoding DUF6193 family natural product biosynthesis protein, whose product is MSAIDSGLYPDVSAMGGLTDAIVSIARRRGIDVGAVVDPASSPAGESVTAELESGRGTMHVSLGTESRTFFLGIYERRFVWAEGATDDLESLVDAVAAWRGGMLVGDFAGRFPFMVPGRLARAREEGDVTRAQWDRLCTAEVYADERSLVTAFHEDGRFHRLFPNLSHGVLRLSFGDGVQGARELHVVPMGGGPYRVIDTQQVESAEVVASLDEAVAVAARCLPGS